One Clupea harengus chromosome 3, Ch_v2.0.2, whole genome shotgun sequence DNA window includes the following coding sequences:
- the LOC122132798 gene encoding uncharacterized protein LOC122132798 — MERERERREEHYWDHQLFQAAQAAGSLPITPCSLPITPCCEHRQLKGGWCSCMWKLRVKARQLSIRLALEGPWNVLPSLRHGNHIDCHGNHRAQKAEWPHPSSATQILLLLQRKYDIIRERLYAEMLHEEHGGVWWESRLPWQREECVLELGVLAEHALSDRDLLGLCELPGAFRIYRQQMTSACGEESQPREQSWLARPLPSACGEESKPREQSWLARQLPSACGEESQPREQSWLAWTALVFLIELESSYQEESRALSMLMTS, encoded by the exons atggagagagagcgagagagaagagaggag CACTACTGGGACCATCAGTTGTTTCAAGCAGCACAGGCAGCCGGCTCCCTACCCATAACACCCTGCTCCCTACCCATTACACCCTGCTGTGAACACAGGCAGCTTAAG ggCGGGTGGTGTTCATGTATGTGGAAACTCAGAGTAAAAGCCAGACAACTTTCTATCAG GTTGGCTCTGGAAGGCCCTTGGAATGTTTTGCCATCGTTGCGCCATGGTAACCACATAGATTGCCATGGTAACCACAGAGCCCAAAAAGCGGAGTGGCCACACCCCTCGAGCGCCACACAGATCCTTCTACTCCTGCAGCGTAAATATGACATCATCAGGGAGCGCCTGTATGCGGAGATGCTCCATGAGGAGCATG gtggtgtgtggtgggagagCCGGTTGCCGTGGCAgcgagaggagtgtgtgttggagttgGGCGTGCTGGCGGAGCACGCTCTGTCCGACCGAGACCTGCTGGGTCTGTGTGAACTGCCAGGAGCGTTCCGCATCTACAG gCAGCAGATGACCTCGgcctgtggagaggagagtcaACCCAGGGAGCAGTCTTGGTTGGCCCGTCCACTGCCCTCGgcctgtggagaggagagtaaaCCCAGGGAGCAGTCATGGTTGGCCCGTCAGCTGCCCTCGgcctgtggagaggagagtcaACCCAGGGAGCAGTCATGGTTGGCCTGGACAGCCCTGGTGTTTCTGATCGAACTAGAGTCCTCTTaccaggaggagagcagagcactgAGCATGCTTATGACcag ttaa